A genomic segment from Polyangium mundeleinium encodes:
- a CDS encoding MYXO-CTERM sorting domain-containing protein codes for MQSRSVPFTRAVRQRLRGATIGWFCHGLILAALAGCSSEASNAGPQENAGATAPAAAATNQTEAIDLDTVMRRTHFGYRAEGGVFSAGHATYAVKASPEALTVWPSESDLAAPEEGATAPFVASLESITRGGRSIAEGRSGKAAVRPDASLGIQRGAVVEHLENDEEGVEQSFEFAERPAGEGDLEVKIAVTGEAFLGETEGGLHFADPATGLGVRYGVATWVDANGVRTHIDADFVDGRIVLRVPASVLDASAYPAVLDPVIGPEIAIDTPAYAAANRLQYDTVVSFAGGTFLVVWTDERYQGTADVYGVRVSQAGTVLDTSGIPIAVAKSTQSQPAVANNGTDWMVVWVDSRNNADDIYAARVTAAGVLQDPNGIAVTSGGGKSYPSIAFDGTNYFVVHTLSNQIRGNFVGTNGTVNSSTVAIAQPSYSPNDTVVSWNGTNYLVAFNTYTGATYYRVAARRVSPAGTVLDASDIVACNGSSVCPYSQLGIASDGVNWLLAWDNYSSANSIFGQRISSAGAPMDAGNGFTIGNGVASTDPMKVTVTFAGNGYGVFWDDSNQVYGARVSSGGAVLVSATPLTNEMGTRSSVGAAHDGTNFYAAFSDTRGVAGNNLDDIYGLRLSNALVKIDATSTLLSRAANDERSPRAAFNGTNWLVVWEDARPGSTNDIWGARLSSTGAVLDAAGFAISEGTNSQFVPVVAANGVDWLVAWQDRRNGSSNDDIFAARVSSTGAVLDAGGIPVNTAAGHQTNPAVAADGTNWLVTWRDATSTEIFAARVAPSSNVLDPAGIKLSTGGGSLPAIAYNGTNYLVAWTKPTNANDIFASRVTPAGAVLDAGALAIPVSAVVGAAETNASVASNGVDWFVAWNDVSDVRGARVNAAGTVLDVVGISVSSAANTQNFPATAWDGTQYWVVWQDDRTIVNYQDVYGARISSSGTNKDPSGFVVANDALQLELRPQLAAGKSQEVLGVYYRFDPQQPYGSERARARVLSDASPGANGVACSVGGQCVSGFCVDGVCCDAACTSTCQACSAAKKGAGTDGVCGPIKVDTDPDNECSDQGASSCGTNGSCNGAAACKLYASGTSCGATCNGGALQPQTCDGAGTCAASGMPTNCAPYACAGNMCKSSCTTGADCASGFSCVNGACVGLLGNGESCTANSDCQSGSCVDGVCCNTACGGLCQACTVSKKGNGTDGVCGPIALGVDPDNECATQAASSCGQTGVCNGTGACQLHPQGTSCGVSTCQGSVVTGQICNGSGQCVNDAMGQDCAPYVCSAGTCKNPCTNSNECLPGNVCTAGACKPAGSPGTPCANASECGSGFCVDGVCCDAACNGGCVACSTAKKGQGADGTCGPIKNGTDPDNECAAQVPSTCGQNGQCNGNGACALHASGTECAPGKCTGTLQTNPSQCDGSGTCVVGTETQCVPGYACDGTKCATSCTDDSMCAPAYECDPAMQWCVPSMGAGGNGGAGGAGGNGGAGGAGGNGGAGGAGGNGGAGGAGGNGGAGGAGGAGGAGGNGGAGGSAGGGQTTDSGGCGCRTAPESSTAGGMGALIVVAAFGLRRRRRSA; via the coding sequence ATGCAATCTCGATCCGTTCCATTCACGCGCGCCGTGCGCCAAAGGCTCCGCGGCGCGACGATCGGCTGGTTTTGTCACGGCCTGATCCTCGCCGCGCTTGCAGGGTGTAGCAGCGAAGCGAGCAACGCGGGCCCGCAGGAGAACGCGGGCGCGACGGCGCCGGCTGCAGCCGCGACAAACCAGACCGAGGCGATCGACCTCGACACGGTCATGCGGCGGACGCACTTCGGGTATCGCGCCGAGGGCGGCGTATTCTCGGCGGGGCACGCGACGTACGCCGTCAAGGCGAGCCCCGAGGCGCTCACGGTGTGGCCGAGCGAGAGTGACCTCGCCGCGCCGGAGGAGGGCGCGACGGCGCCGTTCGTCGCGTCGCTGGAGAGCATCACCCGCGGCGGAAGGTCGATCGCGGAGGGGCGCTCCGGAAAGGCCGCGGTCCGGCCCGACGCGAGCCTCGGCATCCAGCGCGGCGCCGTGGTCGAGCACCTCGAAAACGACGAAGAGGGCGTCGAGCAGAGCTTTGAGTTCGCCGAGCGTCCGGCGGGCGAGGGCGATCTCGAGGTCAAGATCGCAGTGACGGGCGAGGCGTTCCTCGGCGAGACCGAGGGCGGCTTGCACTTCGCGGATCCCGCGACAGGGCTCGGCGTGCGGTACGGCGTGGCCACGTGGGTCGACGCGAACGGCGTGCGCACCCACATCGACGCGGATTTCGTGGACGGGCGCATCGTGCTGCGCGTGCCTGCGTCGGTGCTCGACGCGAGCGCGTATCCGGCTGTGCTCGATCCCGTGATCGGGCCCGAGATCGCGATCGACACGCCGGCGTATGCGGCGGCGAACCGACTCCAGTACGATACCGTGGTCTCGTTCGCGGGCGGCACCTTCCTCGTCGTCTGGACGGACGAGCGTTATCAGGGCACGGCGGACGTGTACGGCGTACGCGTGTCGCAGGCTGGCACCGTGCTCGATACGTCGGGCATCCCGATCGCGGTCGCGAAGTCCACCCAATCGCAGCCGGCCGTGGCGAACAACGGCACGGATTGGATGGTCGTCTGGGTCGACAGCCGGAACAACGCGGACGACATCTACGCCGCGCGCGTCACCGCGGCCGGTGTCTTGCAGGATCCGAACGGGATCGCTGTCACGAGCGGCGGCGGCAAGAGCTACCCGTCGATCGCATTCGACGGCACGAACTACTTCGTCGTGCACACGCTCTCGAACCAGATTCGCGGCAACTTCGTGGGGACGAACGGCACGGTGAACTCATCGACCGTGGCCATCGCGCAGCCGTCGTACAGTCCGAACGACACGGTGGTCTCCTGGAACGGCACGAACTACCTCGTCGCGTTCAACACCTACACGGGGGCGACCTATTACCGCGTTGCCGCGCGGCGCGTATCTCCGGCCGGCACCGTGCTCGACGCGAGTGACATCGTCGCCTGCAACGGCTCGTCGGTTTGCCCCTACTCGCAGCTCGGGATCGCGTCGGATGGGGTGAACTGGCTGCTCGCGTGGGACAACTACAGCAGCGCGAACAGCATCTTTGGCCAGCGCATCTCGTCGGCCGGCGCGCCCATGGACGCGGGGAACGGCTTCACCATCGGCAACGGCGTCGCTTCGACCGACCCCATGAAGGTCACCGTCACCTTCGCGGGCAACGGCTATGGCGTGTTCTGGGACGATTCGAACCAGGTCTATGGCGCTCGCGTGAGCTCGGGCGGCGCGGTGCTCGTCTCGGCCACGCCGCTGACGAACGAGATGGGCACCCGCAGCTCCGTCGGGGCGGCGCACGACGGGACGAATTTCTACGCGGCCTTCAGCGATACGCGCGGCGTCGCAGGGAACAACCTGGACGACATCTACGGGCTCCGCTTGTCGAACGCGCTCGTCAAGATCGACGCCACGAGCACGTTGCTCTCCCGCGCGGCGAACGATGAGCGTTCTCCGCGCGCCGCCTTCAACGGGACGAACTGGCTCGTCGTCTGGGAAGACGCGCGCCCAGGATCCACGAACGACATCTGGGGCGCGCGCCTCTCCAGCACGGGCGCCGTGCTCGATGCTGCGGGCTTCGCGATCTCGGAGGGGACGAACTCGCAGTTCGTGCCTGTGGTCGCGGCGAACGGCGTCGACTGGCTCGTCGCTTGGCAGGACCGGCGTAATGGCAGCAGCAACGACGACATCTTTGCCGCGCGCGTCTCCAGTACCGGCGCCGTGCTCGACGCCGGCGGCATCCCAGTGAACACGGCGGCCGGCCACCAGACGAACCCCGCCGTCGCCGCGGACGGGACGAACTGGCTCGTCACGTGGCGCGACGCCACGAGCACGGAGATCTTCGCGGCTCGCGTCGCGCCGTCATCGAACGTGCTCGATCCCGCGGGCATCAAGCTCTCGACCGGCGGCGGCTCGCTGCCCGCGATCGCGTACAACGGCACGAACTACCTCGTCGCTTGGACCAAGCCGACGAACGCGAACGACATCTTCGCCTCGCGCGTGACGCCCGCCGGCGCGGTCCTCGACGCGGGCGCGCTCGCGATCCCCGTGTCGGCTGTCGTGGGCGCGGCGGAGACGAACGCCTCGGTCGCGTCGAACGGGGTGGACTGGTTCGTCGCCTGGAACGACGTCTCCGACGTGCGCGGCGCCCGCGTCAACGCCGCGGGCACGGTGCTCGACGTCGTAGGTATCAGCGTGAGCAGCGCGGCGAACACCCAGAACTTCCCCGCCACAGCTTGGGACGGCACGCAGTACTGGGTCGTTTGGCAGGACGATCGTACGATCGTGAACTATCAAGACGTCTACGGCGCGCGCATCTCGAGCAGCGGCACGAACAAGGATCCGAGCGGGTTCGTCGTGGCGAACGACGCGCTCCAGCTCGAGCTCCGGCCGCAGCTCGCGGCGGGCAAGTCGCAGGAGGTCCTCGGAGTGTACTACCGGTTCGATCCGCAGCAGCCGTACGGCTCGGAGCGGGCCCGCGCGCGTGTCCTCTCGGACGCCTCGCCGGGCGCGAACGGCGTGGCGTGCTCGGTCGGCGGGCAATGCGTGAGCGGCTTCTGCGTGGACGGCGTCTGCTGCGACGCGGCCTGCACGAGCACCTGCCAGGCGTGCTCCGCGGCGAAGAAGGGCGCGGGCACCGACGGCGTCTGCGGCCCGATCAAGGTCGACACCGATCCGGACAACGAGTGCTCCGACCAGGGCGCGAGCTCGTGCGGCACGAACGGGAGCTGCAACGGCGCGGCCGCGTGCAAGCTCTACGCTTCGGGCACGAGCTGCGGCGCGACCTGCAATGGCGGCGCGCTCCAGCCGCAGACCTGCGACGGCGCCGGGACGTGCGCGGCGAGCGGCATGCCGACGAACTGCGCGCCGTACGCGTGCGCCGGAAACATGTGCAAGTCGTCGTGCACGACGGGCGCGGATTGCGCGTCCGGCTTCTCGTGCGTCAACGGCGCGTGCGTGGGCCTGCTTGGCAACGGCGAGTCGTGCACGGCGAACTCCGATTGCCAGTCGGGGAGCTGCGTCGACGGCGTCTGCTGCAACACGGCGTGCGGCGGCCTTTGCCAGGCGTGCACCGTGTCGAAAAAGGGCAACGGTACGGACGGCGTGTGCGGGCCGATCGCCCTCGGCGTCGATCCGGACAACGAGTGCGCGACGCAGGCGGCGTCGAGCTGCGGACAAACGGGCGTTTGCAATGGCACGGGTGCCTGCCAGCTCCACCCGCAGGGCACCTCCTGCGGGGTGAGCACCTGCCAGGGTAGCGTGGTCACGGGCCAGATCTGCAATGGGTCGGGCCAGTGCGTGAATGACGCGATGGGGCAGGACTGCGCGCCGTACGTCTGCTCGGCTGGCACGTGCAAGAACCCCTGCACGAACAGCAACGAATGCTTGCCGGGCAACGTCTGCACGGCGGGCGCTTGCAAGCCGGCGGGCTCGCCGGGCACGCCTTGTGCGAATGCGTCGGAGTGCGGCTCGGGCTTCTGCGTCGACGGCGTGTGCTGCGACGCGGCGTGCAACGGCGGCTGCGTGGCTTGCTCCACGGCGAAGAAGGGCCAGGGCGCGGACGGCACGTGTGGCCCGATCAAGAACGGCACGGATCCGGACAACGAGTGCGCGGCCCAGGTGCCCTCGACCTGCGGCCAGAATGGCCAGTGCAATGGCAATGGCGCGTGCGCGCTCCACGCGAGCGGCACGGAATGCGCACCGGGCAAGTGCACGGGAACCTTGCAGACGAACCCGTCCCAGTGCGACGGCAGCGGGACGTGCGTCGTCGGCACGGAGACGCAGTGCGTGCCCGGGTATGCGTGCGACGGGACGAAGTGCGCCACGAGCTGCACGGACGACAGCATGTGCGCCCCGGCGTACGAGTGTGATCCGGCCATGCAGTGGTGTGTGCCCTCCATGGGCGCGGGCGGCAATGGCGGTGCTGGTGGTGCCGGTGGCAATGGTGGCGCCGGTGGCGCGGGCGGCAATGGCGGCGCTGGTGGTGCGGGTGGCAATGGCGGCGCCGGTGGTGCGGGTGGCAATGGTGGCGCCGGTGGTGCCGGTGGTGCCGGCGGCGCGGGTGGCAATGGCGGCGCCGGTGGCAGCGCGGGCGGCGGACAAACGACCGACAGCGGCGGCTGCGGCTGCCGGACGGCGCCGGAATCGTCCACGGCCGGCGGCATGGGCGCCCTGATTGTCGTGGCGGCCTTCGGGCTGCGCCGTCGCC